The following nucleotide sequence is from Streptomyces xiamenensis.
AGTGGAACCCCTGCTCGCTGAGGAGCGCGAACAGCCGCTCGTACAGCGCCCGGCCCAGGCCCCGCCCGTGCTGCCCGGGCGCCAGGTAGACGGCGCACTCCACGGTCCACGCGTAGGCGGCGCGCGCCTTCCAGGGGAACGCGTAGCTGATTCCGGCGACCTCGCCGTCCACCTCGGCCACCAGCCAGGGGTGGGTACGGTGCCCCCGCTCCCACTGCTCCAGCCACTCGTGCGGCTGCTGCGGCTCGGTGCGGAAGTTGGCGGCGGTGGTCTCGATGTAGTGGTTGACCACGGCGCACACCGCGGGCAGATCCTCGGCGGTCGCGAAGCGGATTCCGGCGGCAGTCATGACGTTCATGCTGCCATCGCGGTTTGCGCTGCCGGGTGCGGGTAGCAGGGGTACCGTGAGAGGAAAGCCGCACATTCGGATGAAAGTGGACGATTCATGTATGCCGTGAAGAGCACACTGCCCGAGCCCGCGCTCAAGGTCGTCGCAGACGCCCTGCAGGGCGCGCTGGCGGACATCATCGATCTGTCCCTGGTGGCCAAACAGGTCCACTGGAACGTGATCGGACCTCGCTTCCGCACCGTGCACCTCCAGCTGGACGACGTCGTGGAGACCGCCCGCGCCCACTCCGACATCGTGGCCGAACGCGCTTCCGCCCTGGGCATCAGCCCCGACGGCCGCGCCGCCACCGTCGCGGGCAGCAGCGGGATCGCCACCGTCCCCGAGGGCTGGCTGCCGGACACCGAGGCGGTCGACATCCTGACCCAGGCGCTGGGCTCCTGCATCGTCCGCATGCGCGATCGCATGGTCGCGGTGGGCGAGGTCGACCGGGTCACCGAGGACAACCTGATCGCCCTGGTGAAGGAGCTGGAGAAGCACCACTGGATGTTCCAGGCCGAGAACGGCAGCTGACGCCGGACGCCCAGCACCGCGCCGGCCCGCACCGTCCCGGACGCGCCGTCCCACCGACGGGTATCCGTGCGGGCATCCGGGCGACCAGCAGCCATGTCCCCTTGTCCCGGCCGGAAGGAATCCGGAAGCGCGAGGCCCCCGACCCGTCACGGGTCGGGGGCCTCCCCTGTGCGGGCCGCCCGCACGCGTCCGCCCCCTCACCGGGGCCCCACGCGGGCTCCGGTGGGCGACGCGACCGGTACCGGCTACCGTGACGCGCGGGGCGGCCGCCGGGCCGCCGCGAGGGGGTGGGGGTATGTGGGCGAGCATCGTCGCCGTGGCGGGAACGCTGGCGGGCGTGGGGCTGACCGGTTTCACCCAGCAGTGGATCGAGCGGCGGGCCCGGCGGCGCGAGCACGACCGGGAGGTACGCGCCCAGGTGAGCCGCCTGCTGAAGGCAGTCCTGCGCTACCGCGAGCTGCACTGGCTGTTCGTCCAGGACATCCGCGACGGACAACGGGAGACGCGCGAGCACCGCGTGGCACGCTACCGGGCCCGCTCGGAGGTCACCGAGGCACTGGACGAACTGGCCCTGACGACCGGTGACCGGACGCTGCTCGAGGCGGCCTCCACCGCGGCGTGGCACGCCATCGGGCTGTCGGACATCACGCTCGGGCCGGTACGGCGGCGCCGGTTCGCTCCCGGGGTGGAGGCCCGGCTGGCCGCCGGACGCGGCCGCACCCGGGACGCGCACAGCGCGCTGCGGGAGGCCGGCCACGCCTACCGGCCTCGCCGGTAGCGGAGGCCCGCGCGCGGCGGCGAACGCGCCGGAGGCCCTGGAGTGTTGAAAGGTGCGAGACCGCCGTGGGGGGCTCTTGCGCCCCGGGGGCATGCGACGTACCACTGATGGGGAGGCTACTGCGTCGTCGTAAGCGAACGGGGGTCCTTCATGGCCACTCCACTGAGCGCGGACAAGGTGCTGTCCGCGCTGAAGGCCGAGGGCGTCAAGGTCGTCGAGTACAAGTCCTGGCGCACCCACAACCGCAACAGCGCCGGGGCATGGGGCCCGGTGCACGGTGTGATGGTCCATCACACCGTCACCTCCGGCACCAGTGCCTCGGTGGAGCTGTGCTACGCCGGCCGCTCCGATCTGCCGGGGCCGCTGTGCCACGGGGTGATCGACAAGGCGGGCACCGTCCACATGGTCGGGCACGGGCGCGCCAACCACGCGGGCAAGGGGGACGGCGCCGTGCTCAAGGCCGTCATCGCCGAGAAGAAGCTGCCGGCCGACAAGACGGCGGACACCGACGGCAACCCCCACTTCTACGGATTCGAGTGCGTCAACCTCGGTGACGGCAAGGACCCGTGGCCCGCCGAGCAGGTGGAGGCCATCGTGCGGGCCGCCGCCGCGCTGCTCCGCGCACACGGCTGGGGCAAGTCCGGCGACACCTCGGTGATCGGCCACCTCGAATGGCAGCCCGGCAAGATAGACCCCCGTGGGCCGGGCGTGTCCATGAGCGACATCCGCAAGCGGGTCGCCGCCCGGCTCAAGCAGTCGGCCGGATGGAGCCCCAGCAGCCCCGAGGAGGACGATATGCCCAAGCGGTCGTTATACGAGACGAACTCCTACACCCGGACCGTGCGGCCCGACACCTGGACCACCCTCAACTTCAACCGCTACTACGACGGCAAGAAGTGGGTGGACAAGGATCCCGAGCCCTCTGTGCTGCTCGGCCCCTGCTACTACACCGCCTCGGTGGCCGTGAAGGTCACCGGGCTGGCCACCGGCCAGGAGTTCAAGGTGCGGGTGGCCCGCTACCGGCAGGAGAACGGGAAGTACGTACGGGCCTCGGCGATGCCCACCGACTCACCGGTGAACGACCAGGGCAAGGGCCACTTCGTCTACACCTGGACCGGCCACGTGCCCGCCGCCGACAAGGGCAGACTGCGGGTGGAGGTCCAGCACCACGGCTCCGAACCGGTCACCGTGGAGTGGGCGCGCGCCGAATCGCTGTACTGGCCGGCCTGACCGGCGCCGCGCGCGACCCACCGGGGCGGGCTCAGGCCGCCGCGCGTATCGCGGCCAGCCACATGCGGCGCAGCCGCGCCAGCTCGGCGGCCTCCCGCTCCCCCCACGGCCGGTTGCCGTGCGCGCGGACATAGCGGCGGATGGCCTCATTCGCCGCCGCCGCGTCATCGGCACCGGTGGCGGCGGTGGTCGGGGCGTCATCGCAGGTCACGATCATGCCCTCCAGAGTAGAGGGCGACACTGACAGCGCCGACCGGGTTTACGGCCGCTCGCGCGCTTCCTCCGCGGCGAGCCGCGCCCACAGCTCACCGCTGCGGACCGCGAAATTCTGCACTTCCGGTGCTTCTTCCCAGGTGGCCGGGTCGGTGATGGGGTCGCCGCCGAGAAATCGGGCCAGCGAGATCAGCGCGAGTTCCCATCCGGTGCCCAGCCCGAAGAGACCAGTCTCATAGTCGTTGAGCACCGGATCGAGCCGCCGGCCGTCCATGTCGATGCGATCGGGGATCGGCGCCTGCTCCAGTTCCAGGGCCGTCTCACCCCGCGACACATCGGCCAGCCGCAGCATCAGCTCGCTGCTGGGGCCGGTGCCGAAGTTCCAGGTCACCGCGAGCAGATTGGGGGCCTCGCAGCGCAGGATCTCCCCACTGGCGTTGCCCTCGATACGGAAAGCGCCGCCCAGTTCCAGCTCACCGGTGACCGGCAGGAACCACTGGGACAGCCGCTCCGGGTCGGTCACCGCGTCCCAGACGTCCACCACCCAGGCCGGGAAGTGGCGGCGGATCAAGAGGGTGCGGGCCTCGCCCTCGGGTACGGGGCGCCGCCCCACCTCCCGGTAGGTGTCGTCGATCCAGCTGGTGAACTCGGTCTTCTCGGTCATGGTGGGGCTCTCCCCTGTCACGGCAGGACCTTGCTGGAACGATCCTCACCCGCCGCGCGCGCTCACGCCTGCCGAACCAGCTCCAGATAGCGGTCCCAGTCCCAGTGCGGCCCCGGGCACACCCGTATGACGTCGGGCACCTCGTTGTGTCCCACGATGTGCTCGCGGTCCACCGGAATGCCGTAACGCCGGCAGATCCCCGCCACCAGCCGGGCCGAGGACTCGTACATGGCGTCCGTCAGATACGCCGGATCCTCCGCCCAGCCCTCGTGCTCGATGCCGATGCTGCGCTCGTTGAACCCGCGGTGCCCCGCGTGGAAGGCGACGTCCAGCTCCCTGGCCAGCTGCGCCACGTGACCGTCCTCCGACCGCACCACGTAGTGCGTGGACGCGCCGTGCCCGGGGTCCTGGAAGACCTGGAGCGTGATGTCGTACGTGGCCTCCGGCATATGGATGACGACCCGGTCGATGCCGTAGTCGCGCGGCCGGCTCGCCCGCCGGTAGTTCGCCCGGGCGGCAGGCACCCACTCGGCGCCCACGTGGTCCACCTCACCCGGGGTACGGGGCTCCTCCATCCCCGGCAGCCGCCACCACCAGCGTTCGAGCGTGTCGCGGGCGGCGAGCGCGCCCACCCCGACGGCGGCGGCACCACCGCCCAGGACCAGGGCGCGCCGCCCGAGCCCCCGCCGTCGCTGATCCGGCCCCGCGTGCTCACCCATGTTCATCCTCCGAGGGGAAAGAACGCCACTGTCCGGCATCCGGTTCCATCGGCCGCCCCGTGGGGGCGGCTCGTAGAATCGGCCCCACCATGCCCTACTTCGACCATGCCGCCACCACGCCGATGCTCCCCGAGGCCATCGCCGCGATGACCGCACAGCTGGCTGTCACCGGGAACGCCTCCGCCCTGCACGCCGCCGGACGGCGGGCACGGCGCGCGGTGGAGGAGGGCCGGGAGGAACTGGCCGCGGCGCTCGGCGCCCGGCCCAGCGAGGTGGTCTTCACCTCGGGCGGTACCGAGGCCGACAACCTCGCGGTCAAGGGACTGTACTGGGCCCGCAGGGACGCGGACCCGCGCCGGGTGCGGGTGCTGGCCAGTCCGGTGGAGCACCACGCGGTGCTGGACGTGGTCCAGTGGCTGGCCGACCACGAGGGTGCCCGGGTGGAGTGGCTGCCGGTGGACCCGGTGGGCCGGGTGCACCCCGGCGCGCTGCGCGAGGCCATCGCCAGGGATCCGCAGGATGTGGCGCTGATCACGGTGATGTGGGCCAACAACGAGATCGGCACCGTCTTCCCGGTGGCCGAACTCGCCGCGGTCGCCGCCGAGTACGGCATCCCGATGCACGCGGACGCGGTGCAGGCGGTGGGCCAGCTGGAGGTGGACTTCGCCGCCTCGGGGCTGGCCGCGCTGTCCGTGTCCGCCCACAAGATCGGCGGCCCGTACGGCATCGGCGCGCTGCTGCTGGGCCGCCAGTGGACGCCGGTGCCGGTGCTGCACGGCGGCGGCCAGGAGCGCGAGGTGCGTTCGGGCACGCTGGACGTCCCGGCGGTGGCGGGCTTCGCGACGGCGGCCTCGGTGGCCACCGCCCGCCGGGCCGGCTTCGCCCGCGAGATCGGCGGCCTGCGGGACGAGCTGATCGCGGCGGTACGGGCCCAGGTGCCGGACGCCGTGCTCGGCGGTGACCCGGACCCGGCCGGGCGGCTGCCGGGCAACGCCCACTTCGCCTTCCCCGGGTGCGAGGGCGATTCGCTGCTGCTGTTGCTGGACGCGCAGGGCATCGAGTGCTCCACCGGCTCTGCCTGCACGGCCGGGGTGGCCCAGCCCAGCCATGTGCTGCTGGCGATCGGCGCCGACCCCGAACTGGCCCGTGGCACCCTGCGGTTCTCCCTGGGCCACACCACGACGCGGGCGGACATCGAGGCGGTGGCGAAGGCGATCGGCCCCGCCGTCTCCCGGGCCCGCACGGCCGGCCTGAGCTGACGCCGTACCGGCCGCTGACCTGGCCCTCCGGGGCGGCGGTGGATCGGGCCCGCCGCCGGGGCGGGGCACCCCGTAGGGTGGTGGTGCTATGAATGAGTTCCCCGGTGCTCCCTCCGGCCCCCGCACGGGGCCGCGTCTTCGTGTTCTCGCCGCGATGTCCGGCGGGGTCGATTCCGCCGTGGCCGCCGCCCGTGCCGTGGAGGCCGGGCACGAGGTGACCGGCGTCCATCTGGCGCTGTCCGCCAATCCGCAGTCCTTCCGCACCGGCGCCCGGGGCTGCTGCACCATCGAGGACTCCCGCGACGCCCGCCGGGCCGCCGACGTCATCGGCATCCCCTTCTATGTGTGGGACCTGGCCGAGCGGTTCCGCCAGGACGTGGTCGAGGACTTCATCGCCGAGTACCGGGCGGGCCGCACCCCCAATCCGTGTCTGCGCTGCAACGAGAAGATCAAGTTCGCCGCGCTGCTGGACAAGGCGCTGGCGCTGGGCTTCGACGCGGTGTGCACCGGCCACTACGCCACCGTGGTGACCACCCCCGACGGTGGTCGCGAGCTGCACCGGGCCACCGATCTCGCCAAGGACCAGAGCTATGTGCTCGGTGTCCTGGACGAGCGGCAGCTGGCCCACGCCCTGTTCCCGCTGGGCGACACCCGCACCACCAAGGACGAGATCCGGGCCGAGGCCGAGCGCCGTGGCCTGGCGGTGGCCAAGAAGCCCGACAGCCACGACATCTGCTTCATCGCGGACGGCGACACCCAGGGCTTCCTGGCCGGTCATCTGGGCTCCGCCGAGGGCGACATCCTCGACGAGGACGGCCGCCGGGTGGGCACCCACCAGGGGGCGCACGGGTTCACCATCGGCCAGCGCAAGGGGCTGCGCATCGGCCACCCGGCCGCCGACGGCAAGCCCCGCTACGTCCTGGACATCTCCCCGGTGGAGAACACCGTCACAGTGGGCCCGGCCGAGGCGCTGGACATCAGGGCGCTGACCGCCATCCGCCCCCGCTGGTGCGGTGCCGCTCCGACCGGCCCCGGCAGCTACACCGCCCAGCTGCGGGCCCACGGCGGGGAGACCCCGGTGACCGCCGAGCCGGACGGCGACGAGCTGCGCGTCAGCTTCGCGGAGCCGGTGCGCGGGGTGGCCCCCGGCCAGGCGATCGTGCTGTACGACGGTCCGCGCGTGGTCGGCTCGGCCACCATCGCCGCCACCGAGCGCTCGGTGGCCCCGGTCGCCCCGGTCACTTCGGCCGGTGGCTGAGCAGGTCCCCCGGCTGACACTCCAGCACCTCGCACAGGCGGGTCAGGGTGGAGAACCTGATGGCCTTGGCCCGCCCGTTCTTCAGCACGGACAGATTGACGTTGGTCACGCCCACCTGGTCGGCCAGCTCGGTCAGGGTCATGCGCCGCTCGGCCAGCAGCCGGTCCAGGTGCACCTCGATCCCGTGCGGTTCGGCGTCGCCCGCCGCCATCACACCACCCCCTCCAGGTCCTCCCGCATATCCGTGGCCAGCTGTATCAGCCGCGCGAAGGTGAGCAGCCCGAGGCCGATGAAGATCGGCCACCAGCGGACCTGCGTCGGATCGAGCAGCCGCGCGTAGCCCCAGTAGTCCGTCGCGTAGGAGATCAGTGTGCCGTAGGCCAGCCCCTGGATCAGGTGCAACCCCACCGCTCCGCCTGCCAGATACCAGCCCAGCAGGGTCAGCCCGCGCACGGTGCGCCGGGTGAACGGGCCGTGCTTGCGGGCCCGCCGGATCAGCAGCCAGGCCATCACCAGCGCCCCCACGTGCCACAGCAGCGCCAGCTGTGTCACGGCGATGAACAGCGCCCGCTGCCCCGTGCTGCCGTCGAAGCAGAACGTCGGCTGTGCCACCACCTCGACATCGGGACCGGCGCCGAACATGCCGTCCGTCGGCGTGCCGCTGCCGCTGGTCGCCGGGTCGGTCACACACACCCGGTCGGGGAGGTAGAAGCCGACCCCGTCGACGAACACGGCCAGCACCGCCCACAGCGTCAGGACCAGCACGCCCAGCGTGCACACGGCGGTGACCGCCGCCTCGATGGGCTCCAGTGGGTCCTTCTGCGGCCCGCCGGCCGTGCCAGCCGCATCCGGCCCGCCCCCCTCGGCGGCGGCCGGCCGTCTCCCGCCCGGTCTCATCAGCGCCTTCATGACAGCCTTCACGACGCACCCCCCTTATCGTTTATCGATGCTATCGATTAACGATAAGCCTCCGGTCGCCGGTTGGCAATCACCGGAACGGATGACCTCGCCGCGGCGACCTGCCCCACCTCCACGTCGGCCACCAGCAGCCCCGGCTCCGCCCCCAGCCGCGCCCGTACCTCACCCAGCGGCGAGACCACCATGCTGTGCCCGATGCCGGTCGGCGCCGAGGTCCCCGGATCCTCACCCACCGCCGCCGGATCCGCCTGGCCCACCGCCACCACCCAGCAGGTGGAATCCAGCGCCCTGGCCCGCACCAGCAGTTCCCACTGCTCCCGCTTGCCCTCGCCCGCACCCCACGAGGCCGGCACCAGGATCACCCGCGCCCCCAGCCCGGCCAGCCGCACGAACAACTCGGGGAAGCGCACGTCGTAACAGGTCGCGAAGCCGAACCTGACCCCGTCCGCGTCCGCCGTGACCACCCGGTCCCCGGGCGCCACCGTCCGCGACTCCGTGAAGCCGAACGCGTCGAACAGATGCACCTTGTCGTACCAGGTGTCCACCCCCCGCCCCGTGATCAGCAGCGTGTTGCGCACCCGCCCGTCCGGGTCCGGGGTGAACATCCCCGCCACCACCAGCAGTCCGTGCCGCGCCGCGATCTCCCGCACCCCCGCCGCCCACGGCCCGTCCAGCGGCTGCGCCACCGGGCCCAGCGGGACGCCGAAGCGCGCCATCGCGGCCTCCGGGAACACCAGCACCCGCGCGCCACGTTCCGCCGCGCGTTCCGCCGTCTGCGCCAGCAGCGCCAGATTCTCCCGCGGGGACGCCCCCGAGAGCACCTGCCCCACCGCGATCCGCACCGTCGCCCCGGACCCGTCCGCGTGCTCGCCCGCCTTCTCGCCCGCGTCCACGTTCGCTCCCGCACCGTCCGTCATGCCGCCGCCTCCCACTGCCGGGCCGTTCCTGTCCGTACGAGACCATGCTCGTATGGCAACGCATGTGATCACAGGCGCGGGTTCCGGAATCGGTACGGCCGTCGCCGAACGACTGGCCGAACGCGGCGACGAGCTGTGGCTGTGGGCGCGCGACGCCGCCCGGGCCGCCCAGCTGCGCGACCGCTTCCCCGGCGCCCGCACCCTCGTCGGTGACCTCGCCGAACCCGCCCGGCTCTCCTGGGCCCTGGGCCACCAGACGCTCCCCGACCGCGTCGACTCCCTCCTGCACATCGCCGGAGTCGTCGACCTCGGCGGCATCGGCGACCTCACCCCCAAGGTCTGGCAGGCCACCCTCGCCGCCAACCTCGTCGCCCCCGCCGAACTCACCCGCCTGCTGCTGCCCCAGCTGCGCGCCGCCCAGGGCCACGTGCTCTTCGTCAACTCCGGCGCCGGACTGCGCGCCAACGCCCAGTGGGGCGCCTACGCCGCCAGCAAGCACGGCCTCAAAGCACTCGCCGACGCGCTGCGCGCCGAGGAGGCGGGCCACGGCGTGCGTGTCACCACCGTCTACCCGGGCCGCACCGCCACTCCCATGCAGGCCAAGGTGCACCAGCAGGAGGGCAAGGAGTACGACCCGGAGCGCTGGATGACCCCCGAATCCGTCGCCACCACCCTCCTCACCGCCCTCGACCTGCCGCGCGGCACCGAGATCACCGACCTGTCCGTACGCCCCACCGGCTGACCGGGCGGCCCGCGCACCCCGGCGGAACTCGTAGGCTGCCGGGGTGAACGACACGGCGAACGACGACGCGGCGAACGCACCGCGACACCCCTGGGGCCCGGCCGCGGCCACCGGGATCGGCTCCATGCCGGGCGAGGACATCAGGGAGTCGGTGCGCACCGTCACCGGCTCCCTGGAATCCCTGCCGTACCTGCCCGAACTCCCCGCCCGCGGCCCCGGGGCCGACATGACCGGCCGCACCGCCGGGCTGCTGGCCGAGCTGTACGTCCATCTGGAGCCCAGTGGCTGGCGGATCAGTGACCGCCCCGGGCGCGACACCCGCCGCGCCCGCGCCTGGCTGCGCGAAGACCTCGACACCCTGGAGGAGTTCACCCAGGGCCACCGGGGCGCGCTGAAGATCTCCGCCGTCGGCCCCTGGACCCTGGCCGCCACCCTCGAACGCCGAACCGGCGAGGCCATGCTCGGCGATGCCGGCGCCTGCCGCGACCTCACCGCCTCGCTCGCCGAGGGACTGCGCGGCCACCTCGCCGAGGTCCGCCGCCGCGTCCCCGGCGCCCGACCCGTGCTCCAGCTCGACGAACCCTCCCTCACCGCCGTGCTGCACGGTGCCGTCCCCACCGCCAGCGGCTACCGCACCCACCGTGCCGTGGACCGCGCCGTCGCCGAGGGCGCGCTGCGCGAACTGATCGCGGTGGGCCACGACGCGGGCGCCCCCGTCGTCGTGCACTCCTGCGCCCCCGGTGTCCCCCTCCCGCTGCTGCGCCGGGCCGGCGCCGACGGCGTCTCCCTCGACTTCTCGCTGCTCACCGAGCGTGAGGACGAGGCCATCGGGGAGGCGGCGGAAGGCGGGACGGCCCTCTTCCTCGGCGTGCTGCCCGGCACCGGCGAGCGGGCCGCGGAATTGTCAGACCCGGCCGGTACGGTCAGTGGAGTCAGGTCGCTGTGGCGCAGGCTGGGGCTCTCACCCGGCCTGCTCAGCGAGTCCGTGGTGATCACTCCGACGTGTGGTCTCGCGGGCGCCTCCCCGGCGTACGCCCGGGCGGCGCTGGCGCATTGCGTCCGGGCGGCGAGATCCCTCGCGGACAACCCTGAGTGAGGACGGAGACAAGACGGTGTCGGTCGAACAGCAGTCAGCAGTGCCCGCCGAGGCGCGGGAGCGGCACGCCCGGCTCGCTGAGCAGGTCGAGGAGCACCGCTTCCGCTACTACGTGAAGACGCCGGTGATCAGCGACACCGAGTTCGACGCGCTGCTGCGCGAACTCCAGGTGCTGGAGGAGGCACACCCCGAGCTGCGCACCCCCGACTCGCCCACCCAGAAGGTGGCCGGGGTGTACGAGACGGAGTTCACCTCCGTCGAGCACGCCGAACGCATGCTCTCGCTCGACAACGCCTTCGACGACGCCGAACTCGACGCCTGGGCGGACCGGGTCGCCGACGAACTGGACGGCATCCCGTACCACTTCCTGTGCGAGCTGAAGGTGGACGGTCTCGCCGTCAACCTCACCTACGAGCACGGCCGCCTCACCCGTGCCGCCACCCGTGGCGACGGCCGGACCGGGGAGGACATCACCCCCAACGTCCGCACCATCCAGGAGATCCCCACCCGGCTGAACGGGGAGCGGATCCCGGCGCTCGTGGAGATCCGCGGCGAGGTGTTCTTCCCGATGGAGCGCTTCGAGGAGCTGAACGCCCGCCTGGTGGGCGCGGGGGAGAAACCGTTCGCCAACCCCCGCAACGCGGCGGCCGGTTCGCTGCGCCAGAAGGACCCGAAGGTCACCGCCTCCCGCCCCCTTCAGATGGTGGTGCACGGCATCGGGGCGCGCGAGGGATTCGACATCGACCGCCTCTCCCACGCGTACGAGCTGCTGCACGAGTGGGGGATGCCCACCGCCAGAGCCGCCAAGGTCGTCACCTCGCTGAGCGGGGTGCGCGAGTTCATCGCCCACTACGGGGAGCACCGGCACGCCGTCGAGCACGAGATCGACGGCGTGGTGGTCAAGCTGGACGAGATCCCGCTCCAGGGGAGGCTGGGTTCCACCTCGCGTGCGCCGCGCTGGGCCATCGCCTGGAAGTACCCGCCGGAGGAGGTCAACACCAAACTGGTCGACATCCGCGTCGGAGTGGGGC
It contains:
- a CDS encoding GNAT family N-acetyltransferase, with product MTAAGIRFATAEDLPAVCAVVNHYIETTAANFRTEPQQPHEWLEQWERGHRTHPWLVAEVDGEVAGISYAFPWKARAAYAWTVECAVYLAPGQHGRGLGRALYERLFALLSEQGFHSVIAGVALPNPASEGLHRSLGFRQVGTFRENGYKMGSWRDVSYWQRPLAAHSGAPAPTAPAPTAPVPAAQEAVGAE
- a CDS encoding Dps family protein; amino-acid sequence: MYAVKSTLPEPALKVVADALQGALADIIDLSLVAKQVHWNVIGPRFRTVHLQLDDVVETARAHSDIVAERASALGISPDGRAATVAGSSGIATVPEGWLPDTEAVDILTQALGSCIVRMRDRMVAVGEVDRVTEDNLIALVKELEKHHWMFQAENGS
- a CDS encoding peptidoglycan recognition protein family protein — translated: MATPLSADKVLSALKAEGVKVVEYKSWRTHNRNSAGAWGPVHGVMVHHTVTSGTSASVELCYAGRSDLPGPLCHGVIDKAGTVHMVGHGRANHAGKGDGAVLKAVIAEKKLPADKTADTDGNPHFYGFECVNLGDGKDPWPAEQVEAIVRAAAALLRAHGWGKSGDTSVIGHLEWQPGKIDPRGPGVSMSDIRKRVAARLKQSAGWSPSSPEEDDMPKRSLYETNSYTRTVRPDTWTTLNFNRYYDGKKWVDKDPEPSVLLGPCYYTASVAVKVTGLATGQEFKVRVARYRQENGKYVRASAMPTDSPVNDQGKGHFVYTWTGHVPAADKGRLRVEVQHHGSEPVTVEWARAESLYWPA
- a CDS encoding SRPBCC domain-containing protein, with the translated sequence MTEKTEFTSWIDDTYREVGRRPVPEGEARTLLIRRHFPAWVVDVWDAVTDPERLSQWFLPVTGELELGGAFRIEGNASGEILRCEAPNLLAVTWNFGTGPSSELMLRLADVSRGETALELEQAPIPDRIDMDGRRLDPVLNDYETGLFGLGTGWELALISLARFLGGDPITDPATWEEAPEVQNFAVRSGELWARLAAEEARERP
- a CDS encoding N-acetylmuramoyl-L-alanine amidase; protein product: MGEHAGPDQRRRGLGRRALVLGGGAAAVGVGALAARDTLERWWWRLPGMEEPRTPGEVDHVGAEWVPAARANYRRASRPRDYGIDRVVIHMPEATYDITLQVFQDPGHGASTHYVVRSEDGHVAQLARELDVAFHAGHRGFNERSIGIEHEGWAEDPAYLTDAMYESSARLVAGICRRYGIPVDREHIVGHNEVPDVIRVCPGPHWDWDRYLELVRQA
- a CDS encoding cysteine desulfurase family protein: MPYFDHAATTPMLPEAIAAMTAQLAVTGNASALHAAGRRARRAVEEGREELAAALGARPSEVVFTSGGTEADNLAVKGLYWARRDADPRRVRVLASPVEHHAVLDVVQWLADHEGARVEWLPVDPVGRVHPGALREAIARDPQDVALITVMWANNEIGTVFPVAELAAVAAEYGIPMHADAVQAVGQLEVDFAASGLAALSVSAHKIGGPYGIGALLLGRQWTPVPVLHGGGQEREVRSGTLDVPAVAGFATAASVATARRAGFAREIGGLRDELIAAVRAQVPDAVLGGDPDPAGRLPGNAHFAFPGCEGDSLLLLLDAQGIECSTGSACTAGVAQPSHVLLAIGADPELARGTLRFSLGHTTTRADIEAVAKAIGPAVSRARTAGLS
- the mnmA gene encoding tRNA 2-thiouridine(34) synthase MnmA; this translates as MNEFPGAPSGPRTGPRLRVLAAMSGGVDSAVAAARAVEAGHEVTGVHLALSANPQSFRTGARGCCTIEDSRDARRAADVIGIPFYVWDLAERFRQDVVEDFIAEYRAGRTPNPCLRCNEKIKFAALLDKALALGFDAVCTGHYATVVTTPDGGRELHRATDLAKDQSYVLGVLDERQLAHALFPLGDTRTTKDEIRAEAERRGLAVAKKPDSHDICFIADGDTQGFLAGHLGSAEGDILDEDGRRVGTHQGAHGFTIGQRKGLRIGHPAADGKPRYVLDISPVENTVTVGPAEALDIRALTAIRPRWCGAAPTGPGSYTAQLRAHGGETPVTAEPDGDELRVSFAEPVRGVAPGQAIVLYDGPRVVGSATIAATERSVAPVAPVTSAGG
- a CDS encoding helix-turn-helix domain-containing protein, translating into MAAGDAEPHGIEVHLDRLLAERRMTLTELADQVGVTNVNLSVLKNGRAKAIRFSTLTRLCEVLECQPGDLLSHRPK
- a CDS encoding DUF2975 domain-containing protein, whose product is MKAVMKALMRPGGRRPAAAEGGGPDAAGTAGGPQKDPLEPIEAAVTAVCTLGVLVLTLWAVLAVFVDGVGFYLPDRVCVTDPATSGSGTPTDGMFGAGPDVEVVAQPTFCFDGSTGQRALFIAVTQLALLWHVGALVMAWLLIRRARKHGPFTRRTVRGLTLLGWYLAGGAVGLHLIQGLAYGTLISYATDYWGYARLLDPTQVRWWPIFIGLGLLTFARLIQLATDMREDLEGVV
- a CDS encoding carbon-nitrogen hydrolase family protein, translated to MRIAVGQVLSGASPRENLALLAQTAERAAERGARVLVFPEAAMARFGVPLGPVAQPLDGPWAAGVREIAARHGLLVVAGMFTPDPDGRVRNTLLITGRGVDTWYDKVHLFDAFGFTESRTVAPGDRVVTADADGVRFGFATCYDVRFPELFVRLAGLGARVILVPASWGAGEGKREQWELLVRARALDSTCWVVAVGQADPAAVGEDPGTSAPTGIGHSMVVSPLGEVRARLGAEPGLLVADVEVGQVAAARSSVPVIANRRPEAYR
- a CDS encoding SDR family oxidoreductase — translated: MATHVITGAGSGIGTAVAERLAERGDELWLWARDAARAAQLRDRFPGARTLVGDLAEPARLSWALGHQTLPDRVDSLLHIAGVVDLGGIGDLTPKVWQATLAANLVAPAELTRLLLPQLRAAQGHVLFVNSGAGLRANAQWGAYAASKHGLKALADALRAEEAGHGVRVTTVYPGRTATPMQAKVHQQEGKEYDPERWMTPESVATTLLTALDLPRGTEITDLSVRPTG
- a CDS encoding methionine synthase, producing MNDTANDDAANAPRHPWGPAAATGIGSMPGEDIRESVRTVTGSLESLPYLPELPARGPGADMTGRTAGLLAELYVHLEPSGWRISDRPGRDTRRARAWLREDLDTLEEFTQGHRGALKISAVGPWTLAATLERRTGEAMLGDAGACRDLTASLAEGLRGHLAEVRRRVPGARPVLQLDEPSLTAVLHGAVPTASGYRTHRAVDRAVAEGALRELIAVGHDAGAPVVVHSCAPGVPLPLLRRAGADGVSLDFSLLTEREDEAIGEAAEGGTALFLGVLPGTGERAAELSDPAGTVSGVRSLWRRLGLSPGLLSESVVITPTCGLAGASPAYARAALAHCVRAARSLADNPE